Proteins encoded in a region of the Candidatus Bathyarchaeota archaeon genome:
- a CDS encoding ornithine carbamoyltransferase, producing MEDAAMRHLINFKDWAPQDVEFLIDKAIEIKKEPAKYRNALQDKSLVMIFQKTSTRTRVSFEVAMTQLGGHAIYMDWMTTQFKLADISDEVKYLSRNVDCIMARLKRNADLMKMSSASRVPVINGCDEKYHPCQAIADLMTVKEHKGKLKGLKMVYIGVHNNVCNSLIEACTMTGMQITTVTPITHEPAQDKELLEKAKKTGLYHVTLDVKEAVRDADAAYTDTWVDMELFLDPKFKEEKEKRIKLMLPYQINSELMEGGNALIMHDMPIHRGYEISGEMVEAPNSVIYEQAENRLHSEKAILLKLLNKI from the coding sequence ATTGAGGACGCGGCAATGAGGCACTTGATTAATTTTAAAGATTGGGCGCCACAAGATGTTGAGTTTCTTATTGACAAGGCGATTGAGATTAAGAAAGAACCGGCGAAGTACCGGAATGCTTTGCAAGACAAGTCTTTAGTGATGATTTTTCAGAAAACATCTACTCGAACACGTGTCTCCTTCGAAGTCGCTATGACTCAGCTTGGCGGACATGCCATCTACATGGACTGGATGACAACCCAGTTCAAACTGGCGGACATAAGCGACGAGGTTAAGTATCTTTCGCGTAATGTTGACTGCATTATGGCGCGGCTGAAAAGGAATGCTGACTTGATGAAGATGTCTTCAGCGTCAAGGGTGCCGGTAATTAATGGTTGTGACGAGAAATATCATCCTTGCCAAGCCATCGCTGATTTGATGACAGTAAAAGAGCACAAAGGCAAGCTAAAAGGGTTGAAGATGGTTTACATCGGTGTTCACAATAATGTCTGTAACTCTTTGATTGAAGCGTGCACCATGACTGGCATGCAAATTACAACCGTAACACCGATTACACATGAACCTGCACAAGACAAGGAGTTGCTTGAGAAAGCGAAAAAAACAGGACTGTATCATGTGACACTTGATGTTAAGGAAGCTGTTAGGGATGCGGATGCTGCATATACTGACACGTGGGTTGACATGGAACTTTTCCTTGACCCTAAATTTAAAGAAGAAAAGGAAAAACGCATCAAGCTGATGCTGCCCTATCAAATCAATAGTGAGTTGATGGAAGGCGGTAATGCTCTGATAATGCATGACATGCCTATCCACCGAGGCTACGAAATAAGCGGCGAGATGGTAGAAGCGCCTAACAGCGTAATCTACGAGCAGGCTGAGAATAGGCTGCACAGCGAAAAGGCGATCCTGCTAAAACTACTTAACAAAATATGA